The nucleotide window ttattaaaagagttcatatttttttatttgaatcaaGTTAAGTGTATGTTAATTGTAGAAAATAGTTGAGATATGTATGTTTCAACGGCAATTTTCACAAACTAAGCTGCTGTGTTccttgaaaacaaatttttggcacGTACTACAAACAGTTGAATAtttgttcgaattttttgtatgaTGAAACATCGCTGTCGTTTTTTGGTGGATTCACTTCTGGCAGAAATATTAGAAGTAGGCGCTTCTTCTGCAGATTTGgagttttcttgaatattttttagtatattctTAGCAGCGATTCCTCGCGGCAGTCTCTCTCTGCGGACAATATTTGGTTCGACCATTTGCTTTCCCAGCTCTTCAAGAAAAAGTCTTCGCTTATAAAGCTTGTTGGTGTTCCATAAGGGATTTATCTTTGTCCATATTACGTATGCGTTATATGCCGATATATCTAACATATTCGAAAAGAGGGCAACTGGCCAACGTTTGGTCTGACGTTTACATGTATAGTTAGCAAACAGCTGATCAAGCGCATCCACACcagcttttgttttattatagtGAAGTATTATTTCACGTTTTTTTCTGTCACCCTCATCAACAAGTGGAGAATGGTGAAGGGAGCTCAATGCgacaacaaatttatatttttttgggacGTACGATACAATAGTTACATTCtccgtaaataaatatttgctttctaAAATGTTCTTTTCCTTTATTTCGACAATTTCTCGTGGCAGAAAAAGCTTATTTTTCCTCACTGTACCGACTAAAGTAATGTTCCTGCGAAGTAGCTGAACGGCGAGATTGTACGTCGTAAAAAAGTTATCGCAAGTAATAGTGTGACCTCTGGGAAGGGGTTCTGATAGGGATAGAACAACACGTTcacctaaaaatatttgtatagagACGGTTTATTTATACTGTACATAGGTTTGAGACATACAAAAAGCCAATTTATAAATGCATTACCTTGGTTCCTTTCCGGTTGCGTATTTCTTGCCCGTCCTAAATAAACTTCCATGTTCCAGGCATACTTGCTTTTTGAATCACATAGAGCCCATATTTTTAAGCCGTATTTTGCGGGCTTCGATGGAATGTACTGCCTGAAGCTGCAACGACCACGAAAAGGTACTAACTGCTCATCTATTGTTACATTTTCATGTAAGTGATAATATGACCTGAGCTGCCGATTCCATTGATCCCAAATGTTTCTTATAGGTGCTAATTTATCACGCTGTCTTCTCTCATCCCTGTCTGCAGCGGAGTCAAAACGAAGGCATCGTGATATGTTCATAAGTCTTTCCAAGCTCATTGTGGCCCGAAAAATTGGTCTGCCATTATTTTCATCCCACAAATGAATTAGACTTTCATTGTGCGATTTGTATACTCCTGCTAAGATTTGCAATCCTATGTATGCTTCCAATTCTATAAGGTCTATAATTTTCCAATTGTCTCCAAAAAGCTGCAATCCTTTGATGTTGCTCATTTCTACCACTATGTTTTTTATACTTGAgggcatgaaaatatcaaaagaggATTTTATATCTGTGACCATAGAAATAGCACACTTTGATGGGCCAGGACTTCGACATAAAATTTGATTTCGAGGAATTTTGCCTCTTGAATTTGGAAGTGGCTGATCATGCCATATTATGCTCTTATCTTTCGATAAAATATTTGGCAAATTGACTTCTTCTGTCGCATTGCTACCTTCAAAACCGACATCTACTTCACTTTCACTGGATGAAGTATTTGAATCGTCCGTTTCATTTTCTGCGATAGGTACAAAGTCTTCATCGCTATCACTTTCGTCGAAAATATCCTCAGCATCAGAATTAATAATTTGGTGTGTTTCTTCAATACTtagtttcttttcaaaaataaaaatataaaaatgtgtaacaGCAATATAAACttagtaaattaaataacttgACTTACTCTCTTCCTTTGGGacattgtataaatatatatttagcaatcactttctttataaaaattttgataagcTCCTTACTGCGCGACAAAAAATTGCTAACTAAGCAAACAATCTACACTTACTCTTTGCACAGGTGCATAAAACGGGAGTTCCCCTTTTTCGAAAAGGCTATAAATTTATCgagaatatataaacatagagCTGTGCAAAATATACTCGATTTCCGATAACTAGCTTTCTTTGACGGCGTTTTTGATCGAGTGATGTGATAAAAAACggcaaaatgtttcaaaatactAGGTGGGTCAAATTGACCCAACAACGTAATAAGTGTAATGAAATTACATTTGGCATCCTCCAGCAACATAAAAAAcagatattattttaaatttcatatttatctATTCCTTTTACTGCAGTTAACAAATAGAAGAAGAATCAATACAATACGACTAGAGTAACACGCGAATTTCGACGAGTTTTACTGAAAATTGGGTCAAATTGACCCAAACATAGCAGAAGGGTTAAGTACTTAAGTGCTTATGAGGACGGCAAAAAGAAACTTCCGTTTTCGTTTTCAATTTGGGAATTGGTTGTTTTTAGATGCTGCATGTGAGTGCGCGTACTTTTGTGAATCgcaaaattttactaatttttgtgCGAAAAATAATTAACTGGAAAATTTggtgataatattttttttgtttgtttgccttaaaatattaaaatactctaatacaaaattagaaataaaaaacttatcTTTCCACCaattattttcccttttttttgcAGTGCTTTTCGAGTGAAAACTTTACAATTAGCTCAGTCCACCTCAGTGCTGATGAATCTGAACAATTAGCGCGCTATTGACTTATGCGCCAGTCACTGTCAGCGCTTATTAAACAAACGCATGTCGCTAATGAAGCAAATAATATTAGCTGCACCCTCTTGGTGGCCAGCTTGCCAGAAATATCATTTGAAGTGTAGTTGTACTGCTTTCGCCCAAAAGACAAGAAATATTGAGCTGTTGAACTTTGGACAAGCAGCCGCTAATGAAATCAGCCGTTGCACTTCATTAGCCCATCAAGTCGAATAAA belongs to Bactrocera dorsalis isolate Fly_Bdor chromosome 1, ASM2337382v1, whole genome shotgun sequence and includes:
- the LOC125779705 gene encoding piggyBac transposable element-derived protein 4-like isoform X1, whose amino-acid sequence is MSQRKRKLSIEETHQIINSDAEDIFDESDSDEDFVPIAENETDDSNTSSSESEVDVGFEGSNATEEVNLPNILSKDKSIIWHDQPLPNSRGKIPRNQILCRSPGPSKCAISMVTDIKSSFDIFMPSSIKNIVVEMSNIKGLQLFGDNWKIIDLIELEAYIGLQILAGVYKSHNESLIHLWDENNGRPIFRATMSLERLMNISRCLRFDSAADRDERRQRDKLAPIRNIWDQWNRQLRSYYHLHENVTIDEQLVPFRGRCSFRQYIPSKPAKYGLKIWALCDSKSKYAWNMEVYLGRARNTQPERNQGERVVLSLSEPLPRGHTITCDNFFTTYNLAVQLLRRNITLVGTVRKNKLFLPREIVEIKEKNILESKYLFTENVTIVSYVPKKYKFVVALSSLHHSPLVDEGDRKKREIILHYNKTKAGVDALDQLFANYTCKRQTKRWPVALFSNMLDISAYNAYVIWTKINPLWNTNKLYKRRLFLEELGKQMVEPNIVRRERLPRGIAAKNILKNIQENSKSAEEAPTSNISARSESTKKRQRCFIIQKIRTNIQLFVVRAKNLFSRNTAA
- the LOC125779705 gene encoding piggyBac transposable element-derived protein 4-like isoform X2, which codes for MVTDIKSSFDIFMPSSIKNIVVEMSNIKGLQLFGDNWKIIDLIELEAYIGLQILAGVYKSHNESLIHLWDENNGRPIFRATMSLERLMNISRCLRFDSAADRDERRQRDKLAPIRNIWDQWNRQLRSYYHLHENVTIDEQLVPFRGRCSFRQYIPSKPAKYGLKIWALCDSKSKYAWNMEVYLGRARNTQPERNQGERVVLSLSEPLPRGHTITCDNFFTTYNLAVQLLRRNITLVGTVRKNKLFLPREIVEIKEKNILESKYLFTENVTIVSYVPKKYKFVVALSSLHHSPLVDEGDRKKREIILHYNKTKAGVDALDQLFANYTCKRQTKRWPVALFSNMLDISAYNAYVIWTKINPLWNTNKLYKRRLFLEELGKQMVEPNIVRRERLPRGIAAKNILKNIQENSKSAEEAPTSNISARSESTKKRQRCFIIQKIRTNIQLFVVRAKNLFSRNTAA